Proteins from a single region of Segatella copri:
- a CDS encoding phospho-sugar mutase → MANNAELIKQCEERAQQWLTPAFDEETRKEVKAMLDAEDKSALVDAFYQNLEFGTGGLRGIMGAGTNRMNKYIVGMATQGFANYILKAFPGEENLSVVVGHDCRNNSRLFAETVAAIFSANGIKAYLFESLRPTPEISFAIRELGAKAGVNVTASHNPKEYNGYKAYWSDGAQVLAPHDTGIIEEVNKVTIDQVKFEANWDKIKIIGGEMDYDYMTAVHSAMIDQDVINRQKDLNIVYSAMHGTGRVIVPLCLRSWGFQNINVVPEQMVVDGNFPTVVSPNPENAEAMTLGMKLGTKLNADLVVATDPDADRLAIVCRDDKGEWMIINGNQTAMMFCYYIIENKKKLGKLKPTDFLVKTIVTTEVIAEIAKKNHVELRDCYTGFKWIAREIAISEGKQQYIGGGEESFGFLPYDKVRDKDAPASICLICEIAAWAKDQGKTLYDLLMQIYAEYGFSKEFTVNVVRPGKTGADEIKQMMADFRANPPQELGGSKVVTWKDYQTLETKHADGSVEKLDMPATSNVLQWFCDDNTKVSVRPSGTEPKIKFYIEVKDPSFKCAGCYNRCTAAAMDKIEAIKKSLKLD, encoded by the coding sequence ATGGCTAATAACGCAGAATTGATCAAGCAGTGTGAAGAAAGAGCACAGCAGTGGCTCACACCTGCTTTTGACGAAGAAACCCGTAAGGAAGTAAAGGCAATGCTCGACGCAGAGGATAAGTCTGCTCTCGTTGATGCATTCTATCAGAACTTGGAGTTCGGTACTGGTGGTTTGCGCGGTATCATGGGCGCAGGTACCAACCGCATGAACAAGTATATCGTTGGTATGGCTACTCAAGGCTTTGCTAACTACATCCTCAAGGCTTTCCCAGGTGAGGAGAACCTTTCTGTAGTAGTAGGTCACGACTGCCGTAACAACTCCCGTCTCTTCGCTGAGACCGTAGCTGCCATCTTCTCTGCCAATGGCATCAAGGCTTATCTCTTCGAGAGCCTCCGGCCTACACCAGAGATTTCTTTCGCTATCCGCGAGCTCGGTGCAAAGGCTGGTGTCAACGTAACAGCTTCTCACAACCCTAAGGAGTACAACGGTTACAAGGCTTACTGGAGCGACGGTGCTCAGGTTCTGGCTCCACACGATACAGGTATCATCGAGGAGGTAAACAAGGTTACTATCGACCAGGTGAAGTTTGAGGCTAACTGGGATAAGATCAAGATTATCGGTGGTGAGATGGATTACGACTACATGACAGCCGTTCACTCTGCTATGATTGACCAGGATGTCATCAACCGTCAGAAAGACCTCAACATCGTTTATTCAGCTATGCACGGTACAGGTCGTGTCATCGTTCCTCTCTGTCTGCGTTCTTGGGGCTTCCAGAACATCAATGTAGTTCCTGAGCAGATGGTAGTAGATGGCAACTTCCCAACAGTAGTTTCTCCTAACCCAGAGAATGCAGAGGCTATGACCCTCGGTATGAAGCTCGGTACTAAGTTGAACGCTGACCTCGTGGTAGCTACCGACCCAGACGCTGACCGTCTTGCCATCGTTTGCCGCGACGACAAGGGTGAGTGGATGATTATCAACGGTAACCAGACAGCCATGATGTTCTGCTACTACATCATCGAGAACAAGAAGAAGTTGGGCAAGTTGAAGCCAACAGACTTCCTCGTAAAGACCATCGTAACAACAGAAGTTATCGCTGAGATTGCCAAGAAGAACCACGTAGAGTTGCGCGACTGCTACACTGGTTTCAAGTGGATTGCACGCGAGATTGCTATCTCTGAGGGCAAGCAGCAGTACATCGGTGGTGGTGAGGAGAGCTTCGGTTTCTTGCCATACGATAAGGTACGCGATAAGGATGCTCCTGCATCTATCTGTCTGATTTGCGAGATTGCAGCATGGGCTAAGGATCAGGGCAAGACTCTCTACGACCTCCTGATGCAGATTTATGCAGAGTATGGCTTCAGCAAGGAGTTCACTGTAAACGTAGTTCGCCCAGGTAAGACTGGTGCTGACGAGATTAAGCAGATGATGGCAGACTTCCGTGCCAACCCTCCACAGGAGTTGGGTGGCAGCAAGGTGGTAACCTGGAAGGACTACCAGACTTTGGAGACTAAGCATGCTGACGGCAGCGTAGAGAAGCTCGATATGCCTGCTACAAGCAATGTACTCCAGTGGTTCTGCGATGACAACACCAAGGTAAGTGTCCGTCCATCAGGTACAGAGCCTAAGATTAAGTTCTATATTGAGGTTAAGGATCCTTCATTCAAGTGCGCTGGCTGCTACAACCGCTGCACAGCTGCTGCAATGGATAAGATCGAGGCTATCAAGAAGAGCTTGAAGTTGGATTAA